Proteins from one Halovivax limisalsi genomic window:
- a CDS encoding transcription factor has product MAFEDLLEDPVIQKYLHELVGPKGMPVAAAPPDGEVTDEELAEELDLELNDVRRSLFILYENDLATYRRLRDEDSGWLTYLWTFEYENIPENLESELERLHGALEERREYERTHEFYLCEICSIRFEFGEAMDFGFECPECGTPMDAMDNDRLVHAMDERIDALEDELNIDAEA; this is encoded by the coding sequence ATGGCTTTTGAAGACCTGCTCGAGGACCCCGTTATCCAGAAGTACCTACACGAGTTGGTCGGTCCGAAGGGGATGCCCGTCGCGGCGGCGCCGCCCGACGGCGAGGTGACCGACGAGGAACTCGCGGAGGAACTCGACCTCGAACTCAACGACGTGCGCCGGTCGCTGTTCATCCTCTACGAGAACGACCTGGCCACCTATCGCCGGCTTCGCGACGAAGACTCGGGCTGGCTCACCTACCTCTGGACCTTCGAGTACGAGAACATTCCGGAGAACCTGGAATCGGAACTCGAACGGCTTCACGGTGCGCTCGAAGAGCGCCGGGAGTACGAGCGGACCCACGAGTTCTACCTCTGCGAGATCTGCTCGATCCGCTTCGAGTTCGGCGAGGCGATGGACTTCGGCTTCGAGTGTCCGGAGTGCGGGACGCCGATGGACGCGATGGACAACGACCGACTCGTCCACGCGATGGACGAACGCATCGACGCGCTCGAAGACGAACTCAACATCGACGCCGAGGCCTGA
- a CDS encoding DUF2110 family protein: MVVLASKCYVEGDARERALRSLESLVGNDLDDLDVEYEIGLRHDDFPSVTVEGPDAVVARNVLRETWGEILPELEPGERAVGTFESWDEDGIVLDAGTAVRIPTDELGLGPGDPIQVRERFGLVQHLPMAFVYGGDEPSRLADDERDRLFEWQRGSGRVNVNSATRGEVRATLNRAGHAQDYVTVERLGLLEQSIICTDDTDPPGLLSSVGSYLPAELRCVVP, encoded by the coding sequence ATGGTCGTCCTCGCATCCAAGTGTTACGTCGAGGGTGACGCCCGGGAGCGAGCCCTTCGCTCGCTCGAATCGCTCGTCGGGAACGACCTCGACGACCTCGACGTCGAGTACGAGATCGGTCTCCGCCACGACGACTTCCCGAGCGTGACGGTCGAGGGCCCGGACGCGGTCGTCGCGCGCAACGTCCTGCGCGAGACGTGGGGCGAGATCCTGCCGGAACTCGAACCCGGCGAGCGAGCCGTCGGCACGTTCGAATCCTGGGACGAGGACGGCATCGTCCTCGACGCGGGCACGGCCGTCCGGATTCCGACCGACGAACTCGGGCTCGGGCCCGGCGATCCGATCCAGGTCCGCGAACGCTTCGGGCTCGTCCAGCACCTCCCGATGGCGTTCGTCTACGGCGGCGACGAGCCGAGCCGGCTCGCGGACGACGAACGGGACCGTCTCTTCGAGTGGCAGCGCGGCTCGGGCCGTGTGAACGTCAACAGCGCGACGCGCGGGGAGGTTCGGGCGACGCTGAACCGCGCCGGGCACGCGCAGGATTACGTGACCGTCGAGCGCCTCGGCCTCCTCGAACAGAGCATCATCTGCACGGACGACACCGACCCGCCGGGACTGCTCTCGAGCGTCGGTTCGTACCTCCCGGCGGAGCTTCGCTGCGTCGTCCCGTGA
- a CDS encoding DUF5803 family protein, which translates to MPSGSRRLVLATAAVLCLLALSGCSGLFGGISDEQLDREGSYDDLRERNATVAIDVEDGGLLDEGSFRAVYTLNGTDELELYTSSFFSTQPLDVSAVRFWYENGTMVTGSELDVEQDRSSTDISLPASNGTLAFTANTDGSSFSLPAYVEGSYDVTLPEDHRTSMYLFGSVSPSGYDRTVEDDRERLVWDEVDGSISISYYQERDVPIFVGIVLVVLSAGAVALTYTYLKLRRLQRTREAIDGSLDATDDGGSPPWRR; encoded by the coding sequence ATGCCGTCGGGATCGCGCCGACTCGTGCTGGCGACGGCCGCCGTCCTGTGTCTGCTCGCGCTCTCGGGGTGTTCGGGGCTCTTCGGCGGTATCTCCGACGAACAGCTCGACCGGGAGGGCAGTTACGACGACCTGCGCGAGCGAAACGCGACGGTCGCGATCGACGTCGAAGACGGCGGGCTTTTGGACGAGGGCTCGTTCCGCGCGGTCTACACCCTGAACGGGACGGACGAACTCGAGCTCTACACGTCGTCGTTCTTCTCGACGCAGCCCCTCGACGTCAGCGCCGTTCGCTTCTGGTACGAGAACGGCACGATGGTGACAGGATCGGAACTGGACGTCGAACAGGACCGAAGCAGTACCGACATCTCGCTCCCCGCTTCGAACGGCACGCTCGCGTTCACCGCGAACACCGATGGGTCGTCGTTCTCGCTGCCCGCCTACGTCGAGGGCTCCTACGACGTCACGCTGCCGGAGGACCACCGGACGTCGATGTACCTCTTCGGCTCCGTCTCTCCGTCGGGCTACGACCGGACCGTGGAGGACGACCGCGAGCGGCTCGTCTGGGACGAGGTCGACGGCTCCATCTCGATCAGTTACTATCAGGAGCGCGACGTCCCCATCTTCGTCGGTATCGTCCTCGTCGTGCTGAGTGCGGGCGCGGTCGCGCTGACGTACACCTACCTGAAACTCAGGCGGTTACAGCGAACGCGCGAGGCGATCGACGGCTCGCTCGACGCGACCGACGACGGCGGATCGCCGCCCTGGCGTCGGTGA
- a CDS encoding chemotaxis protein CheW — MSSDLPDGALGAGGKADRPGSDDDEVPVRRLAVIQLGRHRLAIPVESVRAIIDPPETVTRVPRTPPAIAGVTDVRGQITVLVDPHVHFPDSGGPDAGGSLLVFDRPDQPAAIRVDEVHGVETVAEDDVIGAEEYEPEAIDGTALAHPLISDAVRIERVDRRTVVESYASADGEGAEQAGSIDRSSIPESTVGADGLGDDGDVQVAEFSLDEEAESDVASDPAAVEIEVVPLVDVDRLLLASGPVANLDSVETDADSADATPAETDVGAEESTVDETDADSTDAAREDTDADPVESPAGEAAVGEEAAGEGENSVATEGRVDTEE; from the coding sequence ATGTCTTCGGATCTTCCGGACGGGGCCTTGGGAGCGGGTGGGAAGGCGGACCGGCCCGGGTCGGACGACGACGAGGTACCGGTTCGTCGACTCGCCGTCATTCAGCTCGGCCGACATCGACTCGCCATCCCGGTCGAGTCAGTCCGCGCGATCATCGATCCGCCGGAGACGGTCACGCGCGTCCCGCGAACGCCGCCCGCGATCGCGGGCGTGACCGACGTTCGCGGCCAGATTACGGTTCTCGTCGATCCCCACGTCCACTTCCCGGACAGCGGCGGTCCGGACGCGGGCGGCTCCCTCCTCGTGTTCGACCGCCCCGATCAGCCCGCCGCGATCCGCGTCGACGAAGTGCACGGCGTCGAGACGGTCGCCGAAGACGACGTTATCGGAGCCGAGGAGTACGAACCGGAAGCGATCGACGGCACGGCGCTGGCCCACCCGCTCATCTCTGACGCGGTCCGTATCGAGCGGGTCGACCGCCGAACGGTCGTCGAATCGTACGCGAGCGCCGATGGAGAGGGGGCCGAGCAGGCCGGGTCGATTGACCGATCGTCGATCCCCGAATCGACCGTCGGCGCGGACGGCCTGGGCGATGACGGCGACGTCCAGGTCGCCGAATTCTCCCTCGACGAGGAGGCCGAATCGGACGTCGCGTCGGATCCGGCGGCCGTCGAAATCGAAGTCGTCCCGCTCGTCGACGTCGACCGACTGCTTCTGGCCTCCGGGCCCGTCGCGAATCTCGATTCCGTCGAGACCGACGCCGATTCTGCGGACGCAACCCCAGCGGAGACCGACGTCGGTGCCGAGGAATCGACTGTTGACGAGACCGACGCCGATTCCACCGACGCGGCTCGCGAGGACACCGACGCCGATCCCGTAGAATCACCCGCCGGGGAGGCGGCCGTTGGCGAGGAGGCAGCTGGTGAGGGCGAGAACTCAGTCGCCACCGAGGGACGCGTCGATACCGAAGAGTAA
- a CDS encoding response regulator has product MSKGVLIVDDSHFMRNLLRQIMEDEYRIVGEASNGAEAVKLYKEESPDVVMMDIVMPKCNGIKATAAIKKLDPTSRVIMCTSVGQREKMKLAVKAGADGYVTKPFEEPSVRKALADVVAA; this is encoded by the coding sequence ATGTCGAAAGGGGTGCTTATCGTCGACGATTCACATTTTATGCGTAATCTCCTTCGTCAAATAATGGAGGACGAGTATCGCATCGTCGGCGAGGCGTCGAACGGGGCTGAGGCGGTGAAGCTGTACAAGGAGGAATCGCCGGACGTGGTGATGATGGACATCGTGATGCCAAAATGCAACGGCATCAAGGCCACGGCGGCGATCAAGAAGCTCGATCCCACATCGCGCGTCATCATGTGTACGAGCGTCGGACAGCGCGAAAAGATGAAACTCGCCGTGAAAGCCGGTGCCGACGGCTACGTCACGAAGCCGTTCGAGGAACCGAGCGTTCGGAAGGCACTGGCAGACGTCGTCGCTGCATGA